The genomic DNA cccggggatggggggggggtttggctCAAGATGCTGCCGATGATTTCAATCCACGGAACTGGTGGTTTTTCGGTGGGGTTGGTTGGAAAGGCTGGTATCACAGAGCCGTTGTGTTTCTCCCTCAGCAAATCAATCAGCATCAGGAGCGGTTCATCCAGATGTTGAACGAGCCCGTCGGAGAGGGCGGCGAGATGGGGGCAGCCGGCGACGAGGGCTCGTCTGTCAACTACATCCAGGTTACACCTCAGGAGAAGGAAGCCATCGAAagggtgtgtgaggagtgtgcaGTAAATCACGCCGGTGCTGTCGGACTCCGGaagacccctccccccctcctgacaccttttcttctctgtctgaCAGTTAAAAGCTTTAGGTTTCCCCGAGGCGCTGGTGATCCAGGCCTACTTCGCCTGCGAGAAGAACGAGAACCTGGCGGCCAACTTCCTCCTCAATCAGGGGCTCGAAGACGACTGAAGAGCGGCGAGCgctgccctcctcttcctcctcctccccccgttTCTCcgcacctcccctcctcttcagctCGGCATAAAGACTGCacctaccccccctcccctccctttccCCTCAAATTTACTGTACAGCCACCATCCCAGGCTCCAGTCAacgggagggggaggagagcggagggcccgtggggggggggttacacaaagcggagggtgtgtgtgagaaatcAGAGGCGGCGTGTGGAGGGATGCTAAAATTGACGTTGGTTCTGGCGGAGTGATTGGGAGGGAGCGGTTTTTAGTGGGGCTTTGTGAACTTtaaatggggggtgggggtgggtgggggggactgGCAAATGAGAGCGAGTGCGTGTGTCAGTGTGCCTGTGCAGATGGATGCACAGCAGATAATAGCAGAGAACATAATCAATTTGCATTCTCTTTGAGTTTGAGAGCTGTAGCGGGATCATATGGAAGCACATCCTCCTCACTGCACTTCAACATTATCAGTGTGTGTTAACTGCTTGTATGTACCTCTTTAAGCTTCATGTACGTACATCCCAGAATGAAACGCAACAGACTGGAACCGGCTGCCCTGTTGTCTGTGtatggaggaaaacaaagagaactAAAGTGAAATGAATTATCTGATTAGTCTGCTTTCTTTCATGACTGTTTACACCACCCATCATCCGTACCAGGCCTCACACTCAAATCATGAATGCACGTTTGTCCTCCTACTTTGACCTTtaggctttttattttaattttttttaaatctgtctgcTGAAGTGCCACCTAGCTTCCTTAGAAACCGAGCAGAGGGCTGGAAGTGGCGGCTCTCGGCATCGTGAGAAATAAATTTGTTTCTGACCTTGCTACAAGTCTTCCCTCATTAAAGGTCTGCTGTCATGTCGGAACTTTAGCCGGAATCAGGGTTCATCTCATTTCGCCAGAGGCCACAATCACAAACCCCGATCAGACACAAGGCGATTGGTGGTGTCATGGTCGCGTCGTTTCACCGTGATGGTGTAGCTTAACTACGACACAAAATCATACCCaagggggcaaaaaaaaaacaagatttagaAGAGCAAAAAGGCCAACAGCCAACGTGCAGAGTGAAGTCTGAACTGACTTGTTTCACCACCCAATCACAGAACGTTTTTTAAAGGTTCTTGTGCAGGTTGCCATCAGGCCCAGTTGCACGGTGAGTACCGTACCTCAGATATACAGTCACCCAGTTTCAATTGCTTAGTTCAGGGGTTGATTACCGGCTTCAGAGAAGCAAATCAGTTTGTAGCTGCTTTCGAGCTGcttatttttaaacataatGAAATGTTTTGTAAGTGTAACCAGTGAAATCAATGAGTCACAAATACTGATTAAATTAACTACATTTTTGGACACTTCTCAAtaaacctttatttatatagcatctgttagaatcaaaattgtttctaggcgctttacacaATCCCAGGGccaaaccccaaacaagcaacagtggcaagaaaaaaaacccctttaacaggaagaaaccttgagcaggaccaggctcatgtagggggaccctccttctgatggccggctgggtagagagagaggagaagggggaggacggctagaggagagaataggcatagatcagggaaatacattaattgtacaagctgctggtataagagtgggtcagcagggtcggaggttgGCAGGCCAGCGTACAGCTATAAAGGCTGCTAGACCTTTTGATGACTACAGGCAGAGAAATTATAGAAgcaacaacatcatcaatgatctagGAGAGGACCCAtaggggtgacagaggcctgtcagatgatcatgtttctggaccctggcagcctcggcctatagcagcataactaagatgttaacctaataattagacgaccctctaagaATGATAATTAtttctaggataataactggaactacaaaattacggacaataagctttttcaaagaggaaggttcaAATCGTAAaaatagagatggagtcagcctcccatacctggacagggagctggttccacagcaggtccctgaggtccagcagaaccagcatagaaaccagtccatgatctgaagctataagatcattagtaactttaataagtgccacttttgtgctgtgatgagctctaaggGTGTGTTGGAATGGgatctaaaaaataaataataaaatatgttattattggtggatggaaaatatggaaacagcagagaggtgtgtaaggctacaactctgcatcctggtctggaccctggtttgtcaggtccctttgggtctaataaaattgaccaagttactagaaatgagagaggcaccatcccgggagggatggacaccatctctcctaattagaccaggttttccccaaaaactgttccaattgttTACAAAGGACACCTCGTTTTCTGgacaccaccgtgacagccagcgacgaagcaaCGACATgtgactaaacatttcatcgctggccagactggggaggggaccagagaatgctacggagtccgacattgtttttgcgtaaTCACAATCCAGCGAAGGGCCTgtgttcctctcttctccacttAACAATGTTGctgctttctctctcctgcCACTGAGCGGCTGACGTTAATGTAACACCTTGATGTACGGTCCTTTAAACATTACATTTAACCCATATTTACCCTTAGGTTTTGcccataaacaaaaacaaaacaaaaactaaccaataaattaaaataagagcAGTTATTTACAATACAGCCTCGGTTTAAGATGAGtgggctttgagatttggcttttgcctccattttgtcattttccattgAAGTCTATCGGGGAGAGGAGAGTCTACTatcacacaaactacagttttcgATTGTTAACCCTTGTATtatgttgaaaaaaaattacaataattatGTTGCGGGTCATTTTGACCCGTACTGTGTAAATCCattcaaaacagacaaaaaacagtttaaacCAACAACAACTTTATTTTAGAATATATGAACATTCAGAAAAGAGACATaacaatacattttaatttcaacacTATATTTAGGAACTATTTTGTTCAAGTTTTTCCctatgaattttttttttccatttaactTGCcccttttttcacattttccaaattCAACATTTCAATGCTCTCCACATGATGGACAGAATGTAACTGTGTGCTTTCTGCAGATATAACTCTTGCATTTCACACAAGAGGTACTTGTTTTGATGTCATCTCGGGAGGGACAGACCTGGCATCTTTTCCGTTTCTTTACACCTGTGTCCACTGGATCCACTGCAGATTGgctggatgaccccatcttgaCCTTTTCAATgacagctgccgctgctgaggATCGGGCTGGCCTGGCTCGCCTCTGGATCATGGGAGTGACGAGTGCTTTGCCGAGTTCTTCCAGGAAAAGCCGACGTCGGTACAATTTCCCGGCATTCCATTGCTGGTTGATTTCAGTCCACAGAACATAGGCATTGTAAGCAGACACATCCACAATGTTGTAGAAAATCACCAAGGGCCAACGGGCAGTCTTGCGCTGGCAGCTGTATGTTGCTGTGACTTTGTCCAAATTGTCAACTCCTCCTTTGGTGGAGTTGTAATCGAGGATCATTTGTGGCTTCATGTCTTCTCTTGTGCTCAGATGCATCTGTGTGCATTGTGCTCATTACAAGAAcattcttgtttctctttgggCAGTATGAAACAACTGTTGCTTTCTCCGTGAAAACAAATACTGAGGAATGCAGAGGTCTGCCCTGCATCTTAAGAATTTCACTGGGAAGTTCTTGCTTATTTCTTCTGACTGTTCCCAACATAGTCAGCTTTTTCTTGTGAAGTTCTTCTCCAAGGCGGTAGGATGTAAAGAAGTTGTCACATGCGATGTTATGACCTTGCAACCCTTCACTCATCTCCAGCACCACACGCATCCCCTGATTCTTCTCAGATGCTCCTCCAGGTAGCTTTCCAGTATACACTTGCATATTCCATGCATAGCTGGATTTTGCATCACAGGCCGCCCACATTTTGATGCCATACTTGGCAGGCTTACTGGGCATGTACTGTCTGAAAGGACAGCGCCCCCTAAATGGAACAAGGCGCTCATCTACAGTAACATTGGACCAGGATTGTACAACAAAGGTAGAATTTCAACCCATTTATCCCATACATCTCTAATTGCAGCTAGTTTGTCTCTTTCACAACGACCAGCTCTGGTTTCACGGTTGTCAAATCGGATCACACGAGATATCATGTGAAATGTCCCCAGAGACATTGTTGCTCGAAAGATTGGCCTTCCATACTCTTCATCCCATAGACTTGAAGTTGCTTCTCCCTTTGACCTGTACATTCCAGCTAATACCAGAATTCCGATGTAAGCATGCAAGTCAGTCTGATCCAGTGGCTTCCATTTCTCCTGAAATACACGCCTCCCCTCCAAGTTGGTCATTTCCAGTATGATCTTCTCAATTGGTGGGGATATGAAGAGCTTAAATGTTGATATGATATCATCAACTCGTGTGACAGCAAATCTTGTAGGACCGGGAGTCATTTTGATGACATTGGAAGATGACAGTCTACCTCGGCTTTGGTGTGGTGATGTTGACCATTTTATTTTACCATCTTTAGATGCCCATGTCTCCTCTGTGGATGATGATTGCTGCATTCCTTGGCTTTCATCCAATGGAGAGACAACGGCAGGCTCGTCCTCTgaatcctcctcatcatcagaaAATTGAAAATCTGGATCATCAGTTACATTGTCCTCGGTCTCTGAAATATCCTCTGTCTCTGAAacctcttcctctgcatcaGTGTCTGAGTTCAAAATCTGTGATAAAGCTTCTTCAGCTGTAAACGTTCTGGAGCTCATTTTTGGTGTGTTGGTCAAAGAGATGGCATAAGAAAAGTGacaagaaaaagggagagaaagtcCCTCCTCGATGCACCTGGGTCTCTGGCAGTCAAAATACAATTAAATGTACATCACAGCACAATACTCTTTGATGTAGATCAGAAGGACATCAAAAGGCATGTTTATTTTGGATATTTACTGCTACTTACTCACATAAAAGTGTCCGGGTCAAAATGACCCGCAACATAATATTCATATTCAAACTCTGCACAGACATTccactaaacaccacagtgtcCAAATTTTACACACCAATTCATGACCCTAGATGAGGAAAAGTCACAAAATTTCATGAAGAAAAACCAAAGATAACCAGTACTTTGGTcaacacaaaaaccaaaacggGTCAAATTGACCCGTAGCATAATACAGTACTTTAGAAAATGACAAAGGGTGATAGAGGGGTTGTGGGTAAAGGGatatcatgtctttgatctttgaacatgatagacaaatatatttaaaaacaaaaaccacttcATATACTTTGAGCTTTGGTATTAAAGGATAGAGTCTAACATAGGTCATTTTTATGCAGTATTTTTGAGGACTGGGGTAGTAGCGAAACCGGTCTACAATTTGACATTACGTTTGTAAGGAGGTTTTAAGATAGGAATAACTTTGGCCGTTTCATTCTGCTTGGAAATATTCTCGTTTGTAGAGTCATAACAAACACTACTCAGCACTACAGAAAAGATGGCACACAGGTAAGTTTTGATTGATTCAATTATTTGGCAAGGAAATTTacattagctaaaaataaaatctctggcCTTGTAGAGATTGCAGGTTTTTGACAAAATGGTGGACCTGATTGACTTCCTCTGGAATGATTTTTTAGAGTCTGAGCATTGGACaagttatgtttttattatatacCCTTACCCGTACCAACATAACGAGAAATGATGGTTTATTTTAATGGTGTAAGGAGAGAAATATCAGGCATTGTATATCTTTGGATACAGTTGTGAGGGTGGCTTAGTCCTTTGGTAAGTGGGGCACTGTGCAGTGAGGGGAAGCTTAAGGTGATCAATGATACTGAAGACGACCTTAATAAATTGCTTGATAATTAATAATGGCTCCAACTTGTCATGAGATCAGTGTTTCCCTAGAGTTTCTGTactccattttgatttaaaggagacttctcttaatcttttttcttctctcttctcacaTATCAGCTACCAACATTGGTGTCCATATCCATCCGCATACGAGCACAACATAGTGGAAATTGGAAGCATACTcttttccagacaaaccaattatCTGGTGCAGTCCATTCTGGGAGAGGGTACATTTGGCAAAGTAGTCAAATGTATAAGACTCAAAGACAACAAGACTGTGGCAGTCAAAGTcataaagaaagaagaagattaCTATGATTGTGTAGAGGATGAAGTAAGTAATAATAACTTTTGTTCCTATTTGCACTTGTATATGGTTTAATTAAGGTGAATCTTGATATTTGTCTCTTTAGATACTAGCCCTGCTAAAGCTTAAAAATCTGGATCCAGAAATATGCAACATTGTCCAGATTCACGCAGCCTTTTTTGACAGAGGATATTTCTGCTTCGTCTTTGAGTACCTGGACAAAAGTCTCTTTGACTACATGGTGGAGAACGATTTTCGTCCTCTGCCTCTAGAGGGAATCCGATTAATTGTCCAACAGGTATGTCTCgctgcacttcctttttcattaataGCCCCTTGGtctaatgttgaaaaagtattgtgaaagtgttttattcGCTTTAAGCTTGCAGTTGCACTTCAATCTCTGAGGAGTGTGGGACTAACACACTGTGATATAAAGCTGGACAATATTATGCTAGAGGACCATGAAAAGCAACCCTTCAGAATCAAACTTATCGACTTTGGTCTTGCAGACGTTGCATCCAGTATACCACAGGGCTCAGTTATACAGGCCCTCTGTTACAGGTAATTATTtttgcaaatgtttaaaatcatggaAATCTATAAATAACCAAGTGTAAAAAGCAAAGCAACACCCTTTTATAGGTCTCCAGAGGTCCTTTTGGGTCTTCCGTTGACAGAGGCTGTCGACATGTGGTCTCTGGGCTGTGTGGTTGGAGAGTTACACCTTGGGGATCGGCTCTTTGATGGGAACAATGAGTATGACATGGTAAGTATATTTGTAGTATTTGTAGTttacttcattcttttctttgaacttttCTGTAACGTAAActttttttggtgaatattgtgacgtggtgttttctttacccacAGATGAGGAGCATTGTGGAACTATTAGGTCAACCTCCGAATCGAATGCTAGATGCAGGCATAAAAACGAAtcaataccgtattttcacgactataaggcgcacctaaaagcctagaattttctaaaaaatctacggtgcgccttttaacccggagcgccttttgtatggattacggtaatattggttaatcgcggctaccgtagtcagtagacgtggccgaggtaacagcagtaaattcagtcccaaaccatttctgtctgtaaagaccccaaaatggctcctcgcaagagacgcgcttttgacgcagagttcaaactgaaggctatcagtcacgcagttgaacacggaaatagagcagcggcaagaggatttaacgtgaacgaatcaatggtgcggaagtggaggaagcaacaagacgacctgcgccaggtaaagaagactcaacggagcttccgaggaaacaaagcattaagtggattaacaaaggaactccagccgctagatattggtgtcaacggggcattcaaaactagaccgcgaactgcgtgggagcggtggatgacgaacggcgaacacacgttcac from Takifugu rubripes chromosome 5, fTakRub1.2, whole genome shotgun sequence includes the following:
- the LOC115250038 gene encoding homeodomain-interacting protein kinase 1-like yields the protein MAHSYQHWCPYPSAYEHNIVEIGSILFSRQTNYLVQSILGEGTFGKVVKCIRLKDNKTVAVKVIKKEEDYYDCVEDEILALLKLKNLDPEICNIVQIHAAFFDRGYFCFVFEYLDKSLFDYMVENDFRPLPLEGIRLIVQQLAVALQSLRSVGLTHCDIKLDNIMLEDHEKQPFRIKLIDFGLADVASSIPQGSVIQALCYRSPEVLLGLPLTEAVDMWSLGCVVGELHLGDRLFDGNNEYDMMRSIVELLGQPPNRMLDAGIKT